TGCGGTGAATGTGCCCAGGTCTGCAACGCCTGCGCAGACGCCTGCCTGAGCGAGGAAATGGTGGGCGAGCTGGTCAGCTGCATCCGCACCGACCTGGACTGTGCCGAGATCTGCGCAACCACGTCCGCAGTGCTGTCCCGAACGGGTGCCACGGGGCCGGCGAGCGCCAGCCTGCTGCATGCCTGCATTGCAGCCTGCGCCGCGTGTGCCGAGGAATGCCAGCAGCACGCCGCCATGCACCCGCATTGCCGGATCTGCGCGGAGGCCTGCCGCCGCTGCATCAACGCGTGCGAAAAACTGCTGACCTCACGTGGTTAGTGCGCCAGCACCATTCCCCGGACATAGGCCGCCTGCCCCACGTGCTCAAGGCAGTCCGCGAAAGTGCTCACCAGCCGGACGCCCAGCGTAACCGGCGGATCCCAGGCCCGGTCGACAATCTGGCCCAGGTCCTCACCCGACAGTCCCGAGACGAACGCCTCGGTGCGGGAATGCACGTCGTCGTAATAGCCCAGCAGCAGCTCCGCGGAGTGCACCTGGACCAGCGCCACCTGCTCGGAGGTATGCCCGTAGCCGGTGTCTTCCACCGCCAGCGGGAGCCCCACCCGTTTGGCCCAGCCGTCGGCAGTCCAGGCCTGCTCCTGCCCCGACACCTCGGCAATCTGGTGGTCCTCCACCCGGCTCAGGTGCCAAATCAGCCAGGCAATGGAGTTTCCGTCCGGATAGGGGCGGTGGTTCAGCGCACCGGCGTCGAGGTTGTTCACGGCCCGCCGGACTGCACCGGGGAGCCGTCCGAAGGCATCAATAAGGAGATCGCTTTCGTCCATCGCGGGAGGCTCCCTCAGGGTTGGCGGCAGGGTTTTGCCATCGTTTCACGCCGGTCCGAGGTCCGGGAAGAGGCCGTTTCGGGCCACGGCGGAAAAATCGGGCCACGGCCGGTTCCTTCCTCGCCCCGCAGTCCTAAAATGGCTCGCATGAGCTGGACAGATGAGCGTCCCGCATGGCTTCCGCCGATCCCCTCGCCGCACCGCGGCCAGGCTCGGATTGTCCTGGGAATGATCCTGGTCTGCAGCACCATGCTGACCAGCCTCGTGGTCGCTTCCTTCGGCGCGCTGTTGAGCATGTACATCCTGTGGCCGCTCACGGGCGGGCTGCTGCTGCTGATGTCCGGGCTGCTCAGCCGCCGCCGCGGAGTGTAGCCGCCGCGGCGTGTAACGGGGCATCCGGCACCGACGTCACGGCACGGCAACGCAGGGCCGTGCGCTTAGGATTGGCCCATGACACCCCCTGAGCCAACCGGAGCCGGCTCCCAGTCCCAGACCCTCTCCCGCGGCATCCGCGCCCTGGAACTCCTCGCGGACGCGGAGGGCGCACTGAGCATTGCCGAACTCTCCGAACGGCTTGGGGTACACCGCTCCATCGCCTACCGGATCCTGCGGACACTGGAATCCCACTCCCTGGTGATGCGCGACGACGCCGGCCGGGTCTCGGCCGCACCCGGCCTCGCAGCGCTGGCCCGGGGCGTGTCACGGGACCTGCAGTCGGCGGCGCTGCCCGAGCTCAGCCTGCTGGCCAATGAGCTCTCCATGACCGCCTTTGTTGCCGTCTGGGACCGGCAGAACTGCGTCACCCTGATGACCGTGGAACCCACCCACAGCCGCACCGCCCTCATCCAACGCCCGGGCACCCGCCACTCCTTCACCGCCGGTGCTCCCGGGATCGCCATCCAGTCCGCCATGACGGAGGAGCAGTGGGACCGGCTGGCCCCCGGGCAGAAGTACCGCAGCGAAAGCCGCGTAGCCCGGGAGCGCGGCTACGCCGTCAGCCACAACGAGGTCATCGAAGGGGTCTCCGCCGTTGCCGCTCCCGTCACTGTCTCAGGCCAGCTGCCCGCCGCGGTGTCGGTGGTGTACTTCGGCTCCGGTAAGGACGAAGACGCCATGGGACTGCGGCTGGCGGAAACCGCCCGGCGGATTGAAGCGGCCCTCCGCTGAGAGTGCAGGGAAAATTTAGGTAAGCATTATCTTGCTGGAAACTGCTCCGCAACCGGCCTAAAACTGAAGACATGTGGAGCAGCAGAATACCCAAGATCCCGGACGCGGTGCGCCGTTATCCGCTGGTGTTCGCCACGCTGCTGGTCGGCCTGGCGGTCCTTGCCCTGCTCGCCGTCGATGCCGGTACCGCCGCGGCCTGGACGGCAAGCCTGTATGCGGGCGCGGTGGCGCTGCAGACCGCCGCGGGGATGGTCCGGAACATCCGTGCCGGCAACTGGGGTTTGGACATCCTGGCCGTCATGGCGATCCTCAGCACCATCGCCGTTGGCGAATACCTCGCCGCGCTGATCATCGTGCTGATGCTCTCCGGCGGCGAGGCGCTGGAGGATTATGCCGCCGGCCGTGCCCGCAGCGAGCTTGATGCCCTGTTGGAGCGCGCACCCCAGCAAGCCCACCGGCTGGAAGCGGACGCCGTCGTCGATCTTGCCGCCACCGATGTCCGGCCCGGCGACATCCTGCTGGTCCGGCCCGCCGAACTGGTGCCTGTGGACGGCATCCTGCTGGATCCGGCCGCCGAGTTCGACGAGTCCTCACTCACGGGCGAATCCCTGCCGGCCCTGCGCAGCGCCGGGGAGACGGTGCTCAGCGGGTCGGTCAACGGCACGGCTGCCGTCCGTATCCGTGCCACGGCAACGACGGCGGACAGCCAGTACCAGCGGATTGTGTCCCTGGTGCAGGAGGCCGCGGCGTCGCGGGCACCCTTGGTGCGGCTGGCGGACCGGTACGCACTGCCGTTCACCGGGCTTTCCCTGCTGATTGCCGGTGCTGCCTGGCTGGCCAGCGGCGATCCCGGCCGCTTCGCGGAGGTACTGGTCCTGGCCACGCCCTGCCCGTTGCTGATCGCTGCCCCGGTGGCCTTTATGGGCGGCATGAGCCGGGCTGCCCGGCACGGCATCATCGTCAAGGGCGGTGCAACCCTGGAACAGCTTGCCCGGGTCCGCACGGCCGCCTTCGACAAGACCGGCACGCTGACCGCCGGCCGGCCGGAACTGGTGGCGGTGCACCCGCAGCCGCCGTTCACGGAGGACGAACTGCTGGCCCTCGCTGCGTCCGCGGAGCAGTATTCCTCCCATGTGCTGGCCGCCGCCGTCCAGTCGGCGGCCACCGCACGGGGGCTGACTTTACTGCCGGCCCACTACGCCTCGGAGACGGCGACCAACGGGGTGGAAGCGCTGATCGGCGGCCGCAGGATCCGGGTGGGCAAGCAGCGGTTCATTGCCGGCACGGGCGCGGACCCGGCCGAACAGCCCCTGCGGCCCGGCGAACTGGCCGTCTATGTCGGGGTGGAGGGCAGCTTCGCCGGCACCCTGGTGCTTAGCGATACCGTGCGCCCCAATGCCGCGGCCACGCTGACGGACCTGCGGCGGCTGGGAGTCCGGTCCACGGCCATGCTCACCGGTGACGCCGCCGGAACCGCACACAGCGTCGCCCACGAGCTGGGCATTACGCACGTCTCCGCCGGCTTGCTGCCGGCGGATAAGGTCCGGGCGGTTGCCGCCCTGCCCGACCGGCCGGTCCTGATGGTGGGCGACGGCGTCAATGACGCACCGGTGCTGGCAGCGGCCGACGTCGGCATTGCCATGGGTGCCAGGGGTTCCACCGCGGCGGGCGAGTCCGCCGACGCGGTGATTGCCGCCGACGACCTCTCCCGCGTGGCCGTGGCCGTCGACATCGGCCAGCACACGCTTCGGGTGGCGCTGCAGAGCATCCGGCTCGGCATCGCGCTGAGCGTGGCCCTGATGCTGGTGGCAGCCTTCGGGTACATTCCGGCGGTCGCCGGTGCCCTGACCCAGGAATTGGTGGATTTGGCCGCCATCCTCAATGCCCTGCGCGCCCTGCACGGGGCTGGACGCCGTCCCGCGCGCGGCACCGAGCGGCACGGGGACCGGCGGGCAGGGATAATGGGCAGTGGCCGCCGCCCGGTGCCCGGCCGATGACGGGTTTTTTGGTTTAGACGCTAGGGGAATGTCCATGACGTTGGTCGACAATGCGGTGTATGTGAACGGCAAGCGCCACCATAACCCGGACAGCCTGGATGAAACGTTCGAACTGACCCGCAGCTCCGGCGGCATGGCATGGATCGGCCTGTACCGCCCGGACGAGGTGGAGCTGCTGGCCGTCGCCGAGGAGTTCGGCCTGAACCTGCTCATTGTCGAAGACGCTTTGGCCGGCCACCAGCGCTCGAAGCTCGAGCAGTACGGTGACCAGCTGTTCCTGGTGCTCCGGCCCGCCCGCTACCTGGACGACGTCGAACGCGTCGAGTTCGGTGAGCTGCACCTGTTTGTGGGCCCCAACTTCGTCGTGACCGTCCGGCACGCCGAATCACCGGACCTGACCCGTGTCCGCAAGCGGCTGGAACAGGAGCCGGACCTGCTGGCGCTTGGACCGCAGGCGGTGCTCTACGCGGTGCTGGACCAGGTGGTGGATGAATACGCTCCCGTCGCGGCCGGGCTGGAAAACGACATTGACGAGATTGAGGACCAGCTGTTCGGCGGCGACGCCGAGGTTCCCCGCCGCATCTACGAGCTCTCCCGCGAAGTCATCCAGTTCCACCGCGCCATTAGCCCGCTGGAAAACGTGGTGGGCGAACTGCGCCAGAATGCGGACCAGTACGGCATCCCGGCGGACCTGCATGACAACCTTGGGGACGTGCTGGACCACGTGCTGCGCCTGGTGGACCGCGTCAACGCGTACCGCGCCATCCTGGAGAATGCGCTCACCCTGTCCTCGACGCTGGCCTCCAATCGATTGGCGGAAACCAGCATTGAACAGAATGAACAGGTGAAGCGGATTTCCTCGTGGGCTGCCATCCTCTTTGCGCCCACCCTGGTGGGCACTATTTACGGCATGAACTTTGAAGATATGCCCGAGCTCGGATGGGAATTCGGATATCCGCTGGCCATCCTGGCGATGTTCGGGATGGGCGCCATCCTGTACGTGACCTTCAAACGGAACAAGTGGCTCTGATGCGGCTGCTGCTCCCCCTGCTGGCGGGCGCGCTGCTGCTGAGCGCCTGCGGGAACAACGCCGGTGCGTCCCCGGATCCCGGCGGAAGCGGCGGGAGTTCGGCCGCCGATGTGACCGGCGTGTGGGGCGACGTCGACAACCCGGACGCACCGTCCCTGGACTTCAGCCCCGACGGGCGGGTCAGCGGCACGGACGGCTGCAACCGTTTGATGGGGCACTGGAGCGTCTCCGGCAACCGCGTCACGCTCCGGGACATGGCCACCACCCTGATGGCCTGCCCGCCCGGAATGGACACCTGGCTCGCCGCGGGTGCCGCGGCCGACGTCGACGGCGGCACCCTGCGGGTCTATGACCAGGCCGGCAACGAAATCGGCGTCCTGGAACGGTAGGGCGCTACTGCCGGGACCGCTGCTTTGGTGAGCCCTCCACGTGCAGGTCGTTGCCCTTGGTTTCCTTCACCATGGTCACTGCCACAAAGGACACCACGCACAGCACCATGATGTAGAGGCCGATGGACGGCGACCAGCCGGTTTCGTTCAACAGCGCCTGGGCAATGGTCGGCGCGAACGCCCCGCCCAGGATGGCCCCGAGGGCGTACCCGATGGAGACGCCCGAGTACCGCACCCGGGCCGGGAACATCTCGGCGTACATGGCCGACTGCGGTCCGTAGGACAGGCCCAGGCCGATGGTCAGGACGAAAATCGCCACCGCGAACAGGACAATGTTGGTGGTGTCGATAAGCAGGAACATCGGGACCGCCCACAGGAAGACCCAGGCGTAGCCGATCTGGAAGGTGCGGACCCGGCCGATCCGGTCGGACAGGATCCCGCCGTAGAGCGTGAAGATCAGCCAGCCGAAGGATCCCAGCGTGGTGGCCAGCAGCACCGAGGGGCGGTCCATTCCCAGCCCGCCCGCCTCCGGCTTACCGGTGGCGTAAGAGGCAAAGAAGGCGATGACCAGGTATCCGGCCGCATTGTTGGCGATGAAGATCAACGCGCTGAGGATCACCTCGCGGCTGTTGTGCCGAAACAGCTGGCTCAGCGGGGCGGAGGATTCCTTCTTCCGCTCCTGGATTTCCTTGAAAATAGGGCTCTCGGCCACCGAGCGGCGGATGAAGTAGCCGACGATGATCAGTACCACCGAAACCAGGAACGGGATCCGCCAGCCCCAGGCCAGGAAGTCTTCCTCGCTCAGGCTCGTGCTCAGCACGTACATCACGAACGTCGCCAGGATCATGCCCACCGGCACGCCGATCTGCGGGTAGGCACCGAAGAGGCCGCGCTTGCCCGCCGGGGCGTGCTCCACCGACAGCAGGGCGGCCCCGCCCCACTCTCCGCCGGCGGAGAAGCCCTGCATAATGCGCAGCACAATCAGCAGGATCGGACCGGCGACGCCGATCTGCTCGTACGTGGGCACCAGACCGATCAGGGCGGTGGAGATACCCATCATGACCAAGGTGAACACCAGCATTTTCTTCCGGCCGATCCGGTCCCCCAGATGCCCGGCGACGACGGCGCCCAGGGGACGGAACAGGAAACTGATGCCGATGGTCGCAAAGGAGACCACCTGTCCCAGCGGGCCGTCGTTGATGGGACCGAAATACAGGGTGGCCAGCACCAGGCCCGCAGCTTGGGCGTAAATGAAGAAGTCGTACCACTCGATGGTGGTGCCGACCAGGGTTCCGGCGAGGACCTTGCGTTCCTCCCGGCTCATCCGGCCGGAAGAAGGCACGGCGGACGCGGCATTGACACTCATCTAAAACTCCATTGTTTTGAGACGGACAGTGATGTGGAAACGGACCGGCCCCCGCACCCGGATGCAGGCATCGTACGCCCGCCGCCGACGTCGGGCCCTTACCCGGACCGGCGAGTTTCACGGGACAGCACAGAATTCCACCGGGGAACCGCCCGGGGGTATGCCGTACGGGGAAGTAGGTCCACAATGGACTTCGGCTCTTTTCCCGCCCTCACCGCTTTTTCGACCGAACGGCAGCAACGCATCTTGAACACCTCCCAGCCGGACCTTAAACCGTGGCCGGCGCTCTGGTCCCTGGTCATCGGGTTCTTCATGATCCTGGTGGACTCCACGATCGTAAACATCGCCACCCCCGCCATCATGGCGGACCTGGGTGCAGGACTCGACCAGGTGATCTGGGTGATCAGCGCCTACCTGCTGGCCTACGCCGTGCCGCTGCTGATTACCGGCCGGCTCGGTGACCGGTTCGGCCCGCGCCGGGTCTACCTGGTCGGGCTGGTGGTCTTCACGCTCTCCAGCCTCTGGTGCGGCTTCGCCAACAGCGTGGACGCGCTGATCCTGGCCCGTGTGGTCCAGGGCTTCGGAGCCGCGCTGATGACCCCGCAGACCATGTCCGTGATTACCCGGATTTTCCCGCCGGACAAGCGCGGCACCGCACTGGGCCTCTGGGGCGCAACCGCCGGCGTCGCCACCCTCGTGGGTCCGATCCTGGGCGGTGTGCTGGTCGACGGACTGGGCTGGGAATGGATCTTCTTCATCAACGTACCGGTGGGCGTGCTGGGCTTCATCCTGGCCTACCGGCTGGTGCCGAAACTCCCCACCGCCGTGCACCGCTTCGATTATCTGGGCGTGCTGCTCAGCGCGGCGGGGATGTTCTGCCTGGTCTTCGGCATCCAGGAAGGCGAAAGCTACAACTGGGGAACCATTGCCGGGCCGTTGTCCGTCTGGTCGCTGATCATTGCCGGGGTGGTGCTGCTGGGTATGTTTGTCCTCTGGCAGCGGCTGAACCGCGCCGAGCCGCTGCTGCCGCTGAAACTCTTCCGGGACCGCAATTTCTCCCTGGCCAACATCTCCATCACCGGCATGGGCTTCGCCGTAACCGCGTTCTCGCTGCCAGTGATCCTCTTTGCGCAGAACGTGCGCGGGCTCAGCCCCACCCAGGCGGCGCTCCTGCTTGCCCCGATGGCAATCCTGGCCGGAGTCCTCGCCCCTGCTGCGGGCAAAATCGTCCAGCGCGGGAACCCCCGGTTCATTGCGGTCTTCGGGTTCGCTGCCATGGCGACATCCCTCATCTGGCTCGGCTCCATCCTCAGCCCGGACGTCCCGTACTGGCACCTTGTCCTGCCGATGGCCCTCATGGGACTGGCGAACGCATGCATCTGGCCTTCGGTGTCGCTGACCGCCACGCGCAACCTCGCGGCCGACGTCGCCGGTGCCGGTTCCGGCGTGTACAACACCACCCGGCAGTTCGGCGCGGTGATCGGCAGCAGCGCCATCGCCGCGATCATGCAGTCGCGGCTGACGGCGCACCTGGGCACAGGAGCGGCCGACGGCGGCACCGCACCGGCCGGCGGTGCGTTCCCGGACGCCCTCAAGGCCGGCTATTCCGAGGCCATGGGGCAGTCCCTGTACCTGCCCGCGGCCGTCATTCTCCTTGCCCTTCTGGCCTCGCTGTTCTACGCCAAGCCTGCTCCTGAACTCACCTCGGGCGGTGCCCGGGAGGCGGCCCGGACCGCTTCGAAGGGCTGAAACCCCGGACAGCACGAAACCGGGCGGAGCCTCTGCGGCTCCGCCCGGTTTTGCATTTAGCAGGGCTTATTCCTTGTTCAGGGTTATTCCTTGTTCAGCTTGTCCTGCACGGCTCCTGCCGCCTTCTCGACCGGGTTGGGTACGTCCGTGGTGCCGTAGTACCGTGCGTCCGGGCGGGTGGGCGGCGGCATCGGGGCCCGGGTGGTGGGACCGTCGTGGTAGCTGAATTCGCCCTTGCCGTCCGGCGTCGGGCCCTTCGCCCAGGACCCTTCCTTCGCATGCTCGCCGTCGGAGAAGTTCAGGTACTGGTAGGACACCTCGCGGTGTTCCTTGTTGAGCGGGAAGTTGCTCGGTACCGGTAGCTGTTCCATGTTCTCCGCCTGAAGTTCCAGGGCCGCGGTGGTCCACTGGTTCTGGTGCATGGTGTCCCGGGCCAGCAGGAACGCCAGCAGGTCCCGCACCCCGTGGTCATCGGTCATGTGGTAGAGCCGGGCAACGGCAACGCGGCCCTGCATTTCGATGTTGGCGTTGGACGTAAAGTCCGCCAGCATATTGCCGCTGGCCGTGATGTAGCCGCCGGTCCAGGGGTTGCCGTTGCTGTCCACCGGGCGGGCGCCGGCACCGGCCACGATGGCGTGCTGCACGTCCATGCCGCCCATCACCGCTGCAACCGTGGGATCGTTCTGGACGGCGTCGTCGGTAACCCCCAGCGGAGCCTTTTCCAGCAGCTGCGCAATCATGATGGCCAGCATTTCCACATGGCCCATTTCCTCTGCGGCAATGCCGTACAGCAGGTCCCGGTATTTACCCGGAATGTGCGCATTCCAGGACTGGAATCCGTACTGCATGGCTACCGTGATTTCGCCGTACTGGCCGCCCAAGGCCTCTTGAAGCTTCCGGGCGAACACCGCATCCGGCTTCTCCGGAGTGGACTTGAACTGGAGTTCCTGTTTATGGAAAAACATAATGCCTCCGCACCTTATGGACCGGCGCCGGAATCGGCGTTCCCTCCGCGGGGTGCCGTGGCCGGTCACGGTGTTTCCAACGTAGACCCGCTCCGGAATGCACGGAAGAGTAGTCAGGGCAGTTGCCGGACCCGCCTCCAACAGCGCCGTTTTCCTCCCGGATAATCGGCCGATGCACGGGTAGTGTCCTTGCCATGGTCTCCCAGGAACACCCCGACACCCCTGCCTCCGCCCCCGCCGCCGCCGCCTCTCCCGCCGGTCCGGATGCGAACCCCGCACCGGACGTCACCGACGACTTCGCGGTCCGCCGGCACACCCTGCCCTCGGGCCTGGGGTACACCACCACCACTGGACGGATGGTGTTCCGCAAGGAAGAAGTCAGCGACGGGAAGTCGGATGGCTTTCGGCCCAAGGCGGAAATCTTCCTGGTCGCCTACACGGCGGACGCACCGGAGACCGGGCCCAACCGGCGTCCGGTGGTGTTTGCCTTCAACGGCGGTCCTGGTTCCTCCTCCGTCTGGCTCCACATGGGACTGCTGGGCCCGCGGATGGTGGACTCGGGCGACGCCGGCTCCCTGACCCCTCCCCCGTTTGATCTGGTGGACAACCCGCAGACCCTGCTGGAACACGCAGACCTGGTGCTGATCGATCCGGTGAACACGGGCTTCTCCCGCGTGGTGAACGGCAACGACGCCGCGGAGTTCCACGGGTTCGAGGAGGACCGGGACCTGGTGGCCGAGGTGATCCGGCTCTGGACCACGCGCAATAACCGCTGGCTGAGCCCGAAGTATCTGGTGGGTGAGTCCTACGGCACCCTGCGCGCGGTGGCCGTAGCCGGGAAGCTGTTCGACGCTTACGGACTGGCAGTCAACGGCCTGGGCCTGATTTCGACTGTCCTGAACCTGGCCACCCTGGATTTCGCCCCCGGGCGGGACACCCCTTATGCGCTGCATCTGCCGACCTACGCCGCCATCGCGCACTTCCACGGCAGGCTTCCGGGCCGCGAGCTGGCCGACGTCGTCCGCGAAGCCGAAGCCTACGCCGCCCGCGAGTACGGGTATGCGCTGACCCAGGGGTCCCGGCTGAGCGCGGAGGAGTACGACGACGTCGTCGCCCGCCTCGCCGCCATCACCACCCTGAGCGAGGGCTTCATCCGCCGTACCAACCTGCGCTGGGACTACGCGGTGTTCTCCGCTGAGCTGCTGCGGGAGGACAACCTGGCCGTGGGCCGCATTGACGGCCGGTTTACCGCCGCGCCCGCGCACCAGCAGGACTGGATCAACTGGGACGATCCCAGCCTGGTGGCCATTAACGGCCCCTATTCCGCAGCCATCAACCACTATGTCCGCGCCGAGCTCGGCTACGAGAACGATCTCCCCTACGAAATCCTCAGCGGCCGGGTCCAGCCGTGGAGCTACAAGACCTTCGAGGGTGTGCCCGTCGATGTCACCGGCACCCTGGAACGGCTGCTGGTACACAACCCGGCGCTGCGGGTGCACGTGGACTACGGCTACTACGACGGCGCCACGCCGCATTTCGCCGCGGAGTACGTGTGGGCGCATATGCGGCTGAGCGATGAAGCACGGTCCCGGTTCACGCACCACTACTACGAGGCCGGGCACATGATGTACGTGAACCCCGGCTGCCGCGTCGACCAGCTGCGGAACCTCGCGGGGTTCGTGACCGGGGGCTAGTTGTCCGGGGTGGGGCGGCGGAACAGTGCGGTGAGCAGGAAAGATTCCCCAAACCAGGGCGAGTCCTGTTCCTGAGCGGCCATCGGGCGGATTTCGATTTCCTCGAAGTCCGCAAAAACCCACCGCAAGTCGTCAGGGCTGAAGGCAATACCCGCTTCAAATGCCCCGTCGAGGTAGAGCTGTTCGTCGGGAGCTTCCGAGCCCATCCGGCCCCGGGCGAAACAGGCCAGCCCCAGATAGCCGCCGGGCGCGAGGGTGCGCTGCAGCAGTTGGAGGTAGCTGATGCGGCGGTGCGGGGGAAGGTGGTGCAGGCACCCTGAGTCGTAGACCAGTCCGTACATTCCTGAAAGCGCTTCCGGCGGCAGGGCAAAGGCGTCACCGCAGGTAAATGAGACTTCCAGCCGCCTCGCTGCGGCACGTTCCCGTCCCCACGCCACGGCTTCGGATGAGAGATCAACGGCATCCACGGTATAACCGTTTTCCGCCAGGAACAGGGCATTGCGGCCAGGACCTGACCCGATATCCAGTACCCTCGTCGGCACGAACACTTCATCGCTGACCCAGCGTGCCAGGTTTTCGTCGGGTTTGTCTGCGAAGAACGGGACGGGCCGTGTCCGGTCGGCATAGAACCTGTTCCACCAGGTGCTGCCCGCGTCGTGGGTCCAGCGGACCGAGTCACGGGCGAACAGCCCGTCCATCATCCTCAGGAGATCATCAACGGACCGCAGGCTGCGGTTGATCGGCGGCTCGCTCATAACGCCAGACCTTACCCACGCGGCTCACCTTGGGGAACGGTGTTACCGGGTGGCGAAGTGCAGCCAGACAGCCCCGCCCCAGAGTCCGCCTGCGGTCAGTGCCAGCGCCAGTTCGGCCAAGATCCCGATGCCCATGGCCTTCAGGGTGGCCACACTGGAGGACCAGGCGGTGGGCAGGTCCCGCTTGCGCAGCCACTCGCTGAGCAGCAGGCCGACGGCGAACCCGATGAACAGGCCCACGGCAGGAATGGTGAACATTCCAACGATGCCCACAGCCACACCCGCCACGACGGAGCGTTTGGGGATTTCCCGTTCCTTGAGCCGCCGTCCGGTGAGGAAGGCACTGGATAGCATTCCGGCGATCAGGAGCACCGCACCGATCCCGAAGGACCACCAGGCCGGCGCGCTCTGCACTCCGAGGGCCCAGCCCAGCAGGGCAATGATGATCAGGATGCTGCCCGGCAGCACGGGCACCACAATGCCGATCAGGCCCACGGCGATCACCAGGGCTGCGGCAATGGTTACAAGAAGGTCGGGGTCCATTCCCCCAGTGTTCCACCAGCTGTCCACTCCCCTCGTATTTACCCAGCCGGGGCGTCGTGCTGCCGGTTTGGGGTTCTGCTGCCGGTTTGGGAAATCCCTCCGCTGCGCAGTGGCAGGGATTTCCCAAACCGGCCGGTTTTTCCCAAACCGGAGCGTTTGCCCTGCCCGCCGAGCCCGAAATCCCCGGCGTGGCTCGAACCCCCGGGTGGAGAAATTACTAAGGATGCTTATAAGGTGGCATCTTCAGCCCGATTCACCGGACGGAAAACAGGAGAGCAGTAAATGAGCACCGAACCAGGGAACACAAACGCTTCCAACACCGGACGCGGAGCCTCTGAGGGCGGCCCGTTCCGAGACCGGTCCGATCGGCCGGCGCCCGTCGACGACAGCCAGGCCGTTCCCGTGGACGGTCACCGGGAGGACACCGCCACCCGGGCCATGGATACCGACACCGCCTCCTCTGCTCCGTCGCATGCCACCGGACGCCGCGCGGGCAGCCATGCCGCCGAACCGGTAGCGGGCACCGCGAACGACGACGCCGCTGGCCGCACGATGCCGGCCTCCGATTCCCGTTCGGACTCCGATTCCGGCGCCGAAGATACGCGTACCCGGGTCGCACCG
This genomic stretch from Arthrobacter sp. zg-Y1110 harbors:
- a CDS encoding IclR family transcriptional regulator, producing the protein MTPPEPTGAGSQSQTLSRGIRALELLADAEGALSIAELSERLGVHRSIAYRILRTLESHSLVMRDDAGRVSAAPGLAALARGVSRDLQSAALPELSLLANELSMTAFVAVWDRQNCVTLMTVEPTHSRTALIQRPGTRHSFTAGAPGIAIQSAMTEEQWDRLAPGQKYRSESRVARERGYAVSHNEVIEGVSAVAAPVTVSGQLPAAVSVVYFGSGKDEDAMGLRLAETARRIEAALR
- a CDS encoding four-helix bundle copper-binding protein → MALITEMLENHPAAGPRTSDPRLLVECLLACGECAQVCNACADACLSEEMVGELVSCIRTDLDCAEICATTSAVLSRTGATGPASASLLHACIAACAACAEECQQHAAMHPHCRICAEACRRCINACEKLLTSRG
- a CDS encoding META domain-containing protein, which gives rise to MRLLLPLLAGALLLSACGNNAGASPDPGGSGGSSAADVTGVWGDVDNPDAPSLDFSPDGRVSGTDGCNRLMGHWSVSGNRVTLRDMATTLMACPPGMDTWLAAGAAADVDGGTLRVYDQAGNEIGVLER
- a CDS encoding magnesium and cobalt transport protein CorA; amino-acid sequence: MTLVDNAVYVNGKRHHNPDSLDETFELTRSSGGMAWIGLYRPDEVELLAVAEEFGLNLLIVEDALAGHQRSKLEQYGDQLFLVLRPARYLDDVERVEFGELHLFVGPNFVVTVRHAESPDLTRVRKRLEQEPDLLALGPQAVLYAVLDQVVDEYAPVAAGLENDIDEIEDQLFGGDAEVPRRIYELSREVIQFHRAISPLENVVGELRQNADQYGIPADLHDNLGDVLDHVLRLVDRVNAYRAILENALTLSSTLASNRLAETSIEQNEQVKRISSWAAILFAPTLVGTIYGMNFEDMPELGWEFGYPLAILAMFGMGAILYVTFKRNKWL
- a CDS encoding MFS transporter → MSVNAASAVPSSGRMSREERKVLAGTLVGTTIEWYDFFIYAQAAGLVLATLYFGPINDGPLGQVVSFATIGISFLFRPLGAVVAGHLGDRIGRKKMLVFTLVMMGISTALIGLVPTYEQIGVAGPILLIVLRIMQGFSAGGEWGGAALLSVEHAPAGKRGLFGAYPQIGVPVGMILATFVMYVLSTSLSEEDFLAWGWRIPFLVSVVLIIVGYFIRRSVAESPIFKEIQERKKESSAPLSQLFRHNSREVILSALIFIANNAAGYLVIAFFASYATGKPEAGGLGMDRPSVLLATTLGSFGWLIFTLYGGILSDRIGRVRTFQIGYAWVFLWAVPMFLLIDTTNIVLFAVAIFVLTIGLGLSYGPQSAMYAEMFPARVRYSGVSIGYALGAILGGAFAPTIAQALLNETGWSPSIGLYIMVLCVVSFVAVTMVKETKGNDLHVEGSPKQRSRQ
- a CDS encoding DHA2 family efflux MFS transporter permease subunit — translated: MILVDSTIVNIATPAIMADLGAGLDQVIWVISAYLLAYAVPLLITGRLGDRFGPRRVYLVGLVVFTLSSLWCGFANSVDALILARVVQGFGAALMTPQTMSVITRIFPPDKRGTALGLWGATAGVATLVGPILGGVLVDGLGWEWIFFINVPVGVLGFILAYRLVPKLPTAVHRFDYLGVLLSAAGMFCLVFGIQEGESYNWGTIAGPLSVWSLIIAGVVLLGMFVLWQRLNRAEPLLPLKLFRDRNFSLANISITGMGFAVTAFSLPVILFAQNVRGLSPTQAALLLAPMAILAGVLAPAAGKIVQRGNPRFIAVFGFAAMATSLIWLGSILSPDVPYWHLVLPMALMGLANACIWPSVSLTATRNLAADVAGAGSGVYNTTRQFGAVIGSSAIAAIMQSRLTAHLGTGAADGGTAPAGGAFPDALKAGYSEAMGQSLYLPAAVILLALLASLFYAKPAPELTSGGAREAARTASKG
- a CDS encoding heavy metal translocating P-type ATPase, coding for MWSSRIPKIPDAVRRYPLVFATLLVGLAVLALLAVDAGTAAAWTASLYAGAVALQTAAGMVRNIRAGNWGLDILAVMAILSTIAVGEYLAALIIVLMLSGGEALEDYAAGRARSELDALLERAPQQAHRLEADAVVDLAATDVRPGDILLVRPAELVPVDGILLDPAAEFDESSLTGESLPALRSAGETVLSGSVNGTAAVRIRATATTADSQYQRIVSLVQEAAASRAPLVRLADRYALPFTGLSLLIAGAAWLASGDPGRFAEVLVLATPCPLLIAAPVAFMGGMSRAARHGIIVKGGATLEQLARVRTAAFDKTGTLTAGRPELVAVHPQPPFTEDELLALAASAEQYSSHVLAAAVQSAATARGLTLLPAHYASETATNGVEALIGGRRIRVGKQRFIAGTGADPAEQPLRPGELAVYVGVEGSFAGTLVLSDTVRPNAAATLTDLRRLGVRSTAMLTGDAAGTAHSVAHELGITHVSAGLLPADKVRAVAALPDRPVLMVGDGVNDAPVLAAADVGIAMGARGSTAAGESADAVIAADDLSRVAVAVDIGQHTLRVALQSIRLGIALSVALMLVAAFGYIPAVAGALTQELVDLAAILNALRALHGAGRRPARGTERHGDRRAGIMGSGRRPVPGR
- a CDS encoding mycothiol transferase, which codes for MDESDLLIDAFGRLPGAVRRAVNNLDAGALNHRPYPDGNSIAWLIWHLSRVEDHQIAEVSGQEQAWTADGWAKRVGLPLAVEDTGYGHTSEQVALVQVHSAELLLGYYDDVHSRTEAFVSGLSGEDLGQIVDRAWDPPVTLGVRLVSTFADCLEHVGQAAYVRGMVLAH